In one window of Musa acuminata AAA Group cultivar baxijiao chromosome BXJ3-2, Cavendish_Baxijiao_AAA, whole genome shotgun sequence DNA:
- the LOC103969670 gene encoding histone H2AX-like encodes MILTHKSVNNGSTTNIENEKDKFGTNRISNWRKVLKVKAYTRFGEGDIVGKYDDRVDANAFIYLAAILEYLVAVVLELAGNAARDNKKNRIIPRHIQLAIRNDEELSKLLGTIMIASDGVLPNIH; translated from the exons ATGATCTTGACCCATAAAAGTGTGAACAATGGCAGCACTACTAACATTGAGAATGAGAAGGATAAGTTTGGCACCAATAGAATTTCTAATTGGAGAAAGGTCTTGAAAGTCAAGGCCTACACAAGATTTGGCGAAGGTGATATT GTCGGTAAGTATGACGACCGTGTTGACGCCAATGCCTTCATCTACCTTGCAGCCATCCTTGAGTACCTCGTTGCTGTG GTCCTGGAGTTGGCTGGAAATGCAGCGAGGGATAACAAGAAGAATAGGATCATTCCGAGGCACATCCAACTTGCTATCAGAAATGATGAGGAATTGAGCAAGCTCTTGGGAACTATCATGATTGCCAGCGATGGTGTTTTGCCTAATATCCATTAG